The Nitrospiria bacterium genome segment GTTTCCAGGGTATCATCAGAAGGCACCCTCATAGATTTCCTCCAATTCTTAGCCCTTCCTTGCAACATTCGGGCTCTCATGGCCCTGGCAACTGTTCGGGCTACGATAATAGTGGACGTGGTGACCCAAGCTTACAAACGGGTTCTTTTAACCGAAGGAGGGTCGGTCTACCACGCCGTATGGATGAGTTTTTAACTTTGTTTAACATATTTTATAATTCCATTTTTCAAGATACAAGGAGGTGATTGATTTGGACATTATCAACTGTACCCTGAAAAGGAAAGGCCCCCTCAGCTGTCCCCATTGTAGAGCTGGGGAGGATGGAAATTCTGTGGGATTATTTTGGGACCTAAACGAAAAAGCGTGGAGATGTATTTCCTGTGGCCATCGAAGTTATGAAAGAAAGCAAAGGACCCAAGCCCAGCTTTTGGAGGAGCTGGTATGGGACCAGGTCCTGGAATCCATGGACCCTTTGGAAAAGAAAGAAGAAATGGAAGAGGAGTTGGAATCCCTGAATGCGGTTTAGAAGAGATAGGATAAACCTATTATGGGTCTAAGGTTACATGATCCTAAACCAATAGGGTTGGGTAGAAGAAATTCCTTACCGTTTCTTTACTGAAACCTTATTGAATTTTTAAAATAGAGCTGTATAGGAACCCTCGGCAATGATTCTCCGCTTCTGCAGATGGCTCTGTACAATTCCCCAATAATTGGCACTATCTTAAATAAGATAGACCCGTGCGGGGAGGTGATTCAGGATTGCCCTTTCAGGAGTGTTGGACAATAGGTAAAAGAAGGGGTGCCAAAGGGTAAATACAGTAAAAGGGCCATCTGAATGCAAACTCAAGTTTTTCCAATAATCCTCTTAAGTTTTGTCTTTTTAGCTTTTGGCGCCGTCCTCTATTACCTTTGGAGAGACAAATGAGGGATATAAAAGGTTTCCTGAAAAGACTGGAGACCTATTCATCTATTCTCTTCCTGTTATTGAATCCCCTATAACCTTTCCCCTCCCTGGAAACCAAATTTAAAATTACTTCTTTGTCTGAGATCGTCTCCCCCAGCTGTTTGGAAGATGAAAAAAACTGTTTTTCACAGTTTCTAAATCCAACCTTTATTTAACCTTACCCTGACTTTAACAAGGGAACATGATCAAGCGGTATGGTTGTTCATGATGAATAACCAAAGGAGGTGTTCCCATGAAAACCAATAATGAAATACATAATTGGGCCAACTCTGAGAAATGTCAGTTGATGAGTCATAAGATCCGCAATGTTGTAGACCATGTTAAGGAACACTTTTCACAAGACTTGAAGTTGGCCGTGGTAGGGTTGAGGTTTGGATACCATCCCGATTATTTGTGCAGGAAATTTAAAAAAGAAATGGGTATTCCTTTTCACGAATTTATATTGAAAGTGCGTGTCCAAAAAGCCATTTGTTTATTGATGGAGTCCGAAAAAGGAATTAAGGAAATTAGCTTTGAAGTTGGTTTTAGCCGACCCGAGGTCTTTTCAAGGGCTTTCAGACGAATGGCAGGGTGTTCTCCAAGGGAGTTTCGAAACCATTATCCGGTTCTTGGAAAAGGGTGGTTGGGAAAAGGTTCCTTGACCGATCTGTTAGGTCCTTATCCTTCCATTTCCCATTTTACTTCTATGTTGGACCCTAATATTGCTGAAAATATTAATGTCAAAAAGTAGCCGGTTTGATCAAATTTTCTCTTGAAAAAACAACCCTAGACAGGTGTTTTTTATTGAATGATGGGGTTGCCTTGAAATAGATTATAGAGTGTGAGGGTGGTTTTTAATGACTTCTACTGCCCTGGTATTAGAATGTTCTCATTGGAAAAAAGCCTAGCCATTATTGGTTAAACGGTTTCAATTTTATTTTTGAACCCTGAAAGGAGGTGATTTCCTTGAAAAAAAAATTGAATAGGAGAATCACTCTGATGGGAGGGGTCCTCTTCTTTTTCCTTATTGCCGGTCTCGGGACCAGTCCTGCCGGGACAATTAAAATCGTTATTAATGAAGGAAGTAGGATTTTTTCCCCCCAATCTGTTAGCGTGACCTTAGAAGATCAAATATCCTGGTTCAACAAAGATCAGGAAGACCACTTCTTAACCTCGGCGGGCCCTTGGTCTCAGGGGGTAACCGGGGGAACGGACAAGCTAGAGATTCACCAATTGCTTCATCCCGGTGACCGGTACCACCACTCTTTTAAAACCCCTTCCACCTATTATTATTTTTGTGCCATCCATATGGAAATGTGGGGAACCATTTTAGTACGTGAGTAAAGATTTTAAAAAGGTGTTGGATTCCAAAAGGGTGACGGGACTGAACCCTTATCCATAAGACTGAAGGATAGAAAATTTCTCCATATTTAATCACCTCAACCCCGCTATTAAAAACCTTTTTTTGGGTTAAACCACCTGGGGGAAAGATTGATTTAAAAAAACCTTTCAAAGGGTTTCTACCTGATATACCTCCCTTTCCGGTCTAGGGGTCATTTAAAATTTGACTATAGAATTGTTTTTTTCCGGAATCCGATTCCCTTCCACCAGGGGATGTGAGCCTTCTTTATTATTGTAAGAAAAACGAAAAAGCGGAGGTAAGGCCTTGGAAAAATGTTGAAAGATAGGCAGCCTTTTATAGGGCCCAGGAATGGGGCCTTAAACCCTTAGGGTTTGAGGGTCTTCGAAAATGGTTGGTTTTTTGAAAGTTAACTCTGTATCTGATTGGGGAGAGCCCGCTCATTCTTTTAAAAACTCTGGAAAAAAATTCCGGGCGGCAAAAACCCGTATCATAACTAATTTCTTTTACGCTTTTCTCCGATTGGAGTAAAAGGTGTTTTGCTTTTTGTATTCTTATTTCAAAAAGATATTCCTGGAAGGGTACTCCTAATTCTTGTTTGAACTTCCTAGAAAGGTAATCTGGGTGGTAGCCAAAGCGATTAGCGATTTCCCCCAATTTTATTTCTTCTGAAAAATGGGTATAAAGGAAAAAAAGAACCCTTTGAATTTTCCAGCTAATCACAGGAACCTTGGGGTCTTCTTTGAGGTCCCCATAAGGGTTTTGGGTTTTTAAAACGGGTTTCATCAATCCCTCCTTCTCTATTTAAAAGATACCACCTAAAAATGTCATTTCAGTAAAAAAGGGATAAAGGTTTATAAAAGTTTTATTTTTATGGGAACATTGTGGCTTTGTGAAAAACCTTGACGTGATTCAGATCAAATCCGTATACTACGCTGTAATTTTGGCAAACTCATTTGAGAAACATTTCTTGTATAAGGAGAAAATATGGGGAAAATGGTTTGGGCATTGGTTTTTTTGATTGGTATGGGGTTTCCCGGGTTTCTTTACGCCCATGAGAATATGGAAAAAACCGATAGGGAGGGGCGGTTACAGATAGGGACGGATTTGGGTTTTCAAGTTGAAACCCTGGATGGGACTGCTTTTGCCCTGGCTTTTAATGGAGATTATTTTCTGGATCGAAATTTTTCGGTAGGGCCCCTGATTCAGTTTGTCCTCAATGATGACCTGACCCAAATTGGTTTTTCCCTTCAAGGAAAATATCATATCAACCTTGCGGGAAACCCAAATTTAAGGCCGCACTTGCAGGGAGGTCTCGGGTTTGTGTTTGCGGATTTAGATTTGCCTGGAGGGGGGGATGATAGTGATACGAGTTTCCTGGCTCCCATTGGCGGTGGAGTGGAGTACCGAATTGCTCGAAATGTTTCTGCAAGCAGTACGCTGCTTTTAAACTTTACAGGTCTTTCTATTCGGGGGGCTGTAGATAATAATGCTTTGGCATGGTACTTCGGACTTCGGTTTATTCTCTAGGATGAATCAAGCTAGTCACTGAGGGAACCCGGGGGTGAAGAGAATGATTTCCGTAGAGGAAGCACAAAAGATCATTCTGCATGAGATTAAAGCGATGGGGTTGGAACGCGTTGGTCTATTGCAGGCTTTGGGCCGTATTCTCTCTGAGGATGTTTTTTCCCAGCGGGATTTACCCCCGTGGGATAATTCTTCTATGGATGGGTTTGCTGTCCGGTGGCAGGATGTACAAGGAGGAAGTCGGACCATACCCAAGAATTTAAAAATTCTCGAAGAAATTCCCGCAGGAACGCTGCCTAAGAAAAGAGTTGTTCAGGGGACGGCTTCCCAGATTATGACAG includes the following:
- a CDS encoding AraC family transcriptional regulator; translated protein: MKTNNEIHNWANSEKCQLMSHKIRNVVDHVKEHFSQDLKLAVVGLRFGYHPDYLCRKFKKEMGIPFHEFILKVRVQKAICLLMESEKGIKEISFEVGFSRPEVFSRAFRRMAGCSPREFRNHYPVLGKGWLGKGSLTDLLGPYPSISHFTSMLDPNIAENINVKK
- a CDS encoding plastocyanin/azurin family copper-binding protein — protein: MKKKLNRRITLMGGVLFFFLIAGLGTSPAGTIKIVINEGSRIFSPQSVSVTLEDQISWFNKDQEDHFLTSAGPWSQGVTGGTDKLEIHQLLHPGDRYHHSFKTPSTYYYFCAIHMEMWGTILVRE
- a CDS encoding AraC family transcriptional regulator; its protein translation is MKPVLKTQNPYGDLKEDPKVPVISWKIQRVLFFLYTHFSEEIKLGEIANRFGYHPDYLSRKFKQELGVPFQEYLFEIRIQKAKHLLLQSEKSVKEISYDTGFCRPEFFSRVFKRMSGLSPIRYRVNFQKTNHFRRPSNPKGLRPHSWAL
- a CDS encoding outer membrane beta-barrel protein; its protein translation is MGKMVWALVFLIGMGFPGFLYAHENMEKTDREGRLQIGTDLGFQVETLDGTAFALAFNGDYFLDRNFSVGPLIQFVLNDDLTQIGFSLQGKYHINLAGNPNLRPHLQGGLGFVFADLDLPGGGDDSDTSFLAPIGGGVEYRIARNVSASSTLLLNFTGLSIRGAVDNNALAWYFGLRFIL